A genomic region of Colletotrichum destructivum chromosome 1, complete sequence contains the following coding sequences:
- a CDS encoding Putative biotin/lipoyl attachment, Carboxyltransferase domain, subdomain A and B, biotin carboxylase produces the protein MEPKPLLNIKKVLVANRGEIAVRCIKACRELGVHSIAVYTDADTTSLHALLADEAIPLRGSDTYTDGNAILSICRSTRADAVFPGYGFLSENVEFADAVTSAGIVFVGPSSASIKAMGLKHEARSIAEAVNVPVIPGTSLIPSTHEAIEGAKKLGFPVMLKATGGGGGMGLQICYDDDDVPKAFATVESRAGALFKNSGVFLEKYYPRSRHIEVQVFGNGVEVVALGERECSLQRRHQKVIEECPSPFVERTPGLREKMLQAAVNYASQLKYKSAGTVEFLVDDETADFFFLEMNTRLQVEHGITEMCYGVDLVQLMLYQADFERGGHLGIPSVELQSISRPQPLGSAIEARVYAEVPLLDFAPSPGILQHVHWPQGDGVRVDTWVKSGQHITPLYDPLVAKVMVHSPAGRADAQERMLAALADTALQGTQTNLQYLSQVLRSDAFTKGNTLTNFLATFQVDVCAVQVLSPGVFTTVQDYPGRRAVGHGVPPSGPMDDLSSRAANILVGNDPRAELLEITMTGPELMFHESAVVAVCGAQVPVAVADEERPMWSRIIVRRGQTLKIGNVIGDGLRTYLAVKGGFPEIPLYLGSKSTAPELVLGGLQGRKLQTNDILALSSESGLWADTASPFSLPRGAIPEYSVSEVYCLDGPYGSEDILTPEGMETITSSKWTVSHNSSRSGVRLEGPRLKWARTTGGGGGSHPSNVFDYGYPNGGVNWTGEYPIIFSRDRPDLGGFACPVTICSAEMWKVGQLKPGDAVRLQLVNFEDAIEITRGNEAYLKSVAALVDGQDIAVSPPRKTFGPQNNTSSILQTTQPHGDHPRVTYRQGGDTSIIVEYGEQVADLRNTICVQILKEKVAARGLVGVRCEPNLATLTVHYDPVQIHQSEMFRSLRQLDESIEEIVGTRMAVRELSLPLCVDHPTVQEATKRYMESIRPTAAYLPDNVDYLRRNNALRSRREVFDSLVNTPWLTVAVGFFVGTPILFPLDPRYVFTGQKYNPNRAYTPSGSVGLGGSLLAIYPVAAPGGYQLMGRTLGTWDMMGTRPGFSPSRPWLFDHFDIVRFREVSKEEFDQAERDFEGGRYEFEISEGVLAMDEYIAKFDAAARDPAHQEWRERQAAAAREMGELEQRLFGEWSEAKAAEMAGQSEVGAEAASADTITIESPMNANVWKTLVKVGDVLEDKQTVAILEAMKMEIKVVVSEAQAGAVVTKITRPPGSVVSPGTPIVVCKKAR, from the exons ATGGAACCCAAACCACTCCTCAATATTAAGAAGGTGTTGGTGGCCAATCGAGGCGAGATCGCCGTCCGCTGCATCAAGGCTTGTCGCGAACTCGGCGTCCATAGCATCGCCGTCTACACGGATGCCGACACGACCTCACTGCACGCTCTGCTGGCGGATGAAGCAATCCCGTTGCGGGGCAGTGACACCTACACAGACGG CAATGCCATCTTAAGCATCTGTAGAAGCACACGCGCTGACGCCGTTTTCCCTGGATATGGCTTCCTGAGCGAGAATGTCGAGTTCGCCGATGCTGTTACTAGCGCaggcatcgtcttcgtcggcccCTCCTCCGCTTCAATCAAGGCCATGGGCCTCAAGCACGAGGCGAGGTCCATCGCTGAAGCTGTCAATGTCCCCGTCATACCAGGAACATCCCTTATCCCCTCAACAcacgaggccatcgaggggGCCAAGAAACTCGGCTTCCCCGTCATGCTCAAGGCCACCGGGGGAGGCGGTGGCATGGGCTTACAGATCTgctacgacgacgacgacgttcCTAAGGCTTTCGCCACTGTCGAGAGCCGAGCTGGCGCCCTCTTCAAGAACAGTGGCGTCTTCTTGGAGAAGTACTATCCCCGTTCCCGGCACATCGAGGTGCAAGTGTTTGGAAATGGCGTCGAAGTCGTCGCCCTGGGAGAGAGGGAGTGCTCCCTCCAGCGCCGTCATCAAAAGGTCATTGAGGAATGCCCTAGTCCGTTTGTTGAGCGGACCCCTGGCCTGCGCGAGAAGATGCTGCAGGCAGCAGTCAACTACGCCTCCCAGCTCAAGTACAAAagcgccggcaccgtcgagttcctggtcgacgacgagacagccgacttcttcttcctcgagaTGAACACGCGCCTGCAGGTGGAGCATGGCATCACGGAAATGTGCTACGGAGTGGACCTCGTCCAACTGATGCTGTATCAGGCCGACTTCGAGCGTGGGGGTCACTTGGGCATTCCCTCGGTCGAGTTGCAGAGCATCTCACGACCGCAACCCCTCGGTTCCGCCATCGAGGCAAGAGTATACGCCGAAGTGCCTCTGCTCGACTTTGCACCCAGCCCGGGAATTCTTCAGCACGTACACTGGCCGCAAGGTGATGGCGTCCGCGTTGATACGTGGGTGAAGAGTGGCCAGCACATCACACCTCTCTACGACCCCTTAGTCGCCAAGGTCATGGTGCAcagcccggccggccgggcgGATGCTCAGGAAAGAATGCTTGCGGCCCTGGCTGACACGGCCTTACAAGGGACCCAGACAAACCTGCAGTATCTGTCGCAGGTGTTGCGGTCTGACGCATTCACCAAGGGCAACACGCTCACCAACTTCCTGGCCACATTCCAAGTCGACGTGTGCGCTGTACAAGTCCTCAGCCCCGGCGTCTTCACCACGGTCCAGGACTACCCCGGGCGAAGGGCAGTGGGACACGGAGTTCCCCCCAGCGGTCCCATGGACGATTTGAGCAGCCGAGCAGccaacatcctcgtcggcaacgaTCCGCGAGCTGAACTCCTCGAGATCACTATGACTGGCCCGGAGCTCATGTTCCACGAGTCGGCAGTTGTGGCTGTCTGTGGTGCCCAAGTGCCCGTGGCTGTCGCTGACGAGGAACGGCCAATGTGGTCCCGCATCATCGTGAGGCGAGGGCAAACACTCAAGATCGGCAACGTtatcggcgacggcctccgGACCTACCTCGCTGTGAAGGGCGGATTTCCCGAGATCCCGCTCTATCTCGGCTCCAAGTCCACAGCGCCGGAGCTTGTCCTTGGTGGTCTGCAAGGACGGAAGCTGCAAACAAACGACATCCTTGCCCTCTCCTCGGAGTCGGGGTTGTGGGCAGACACGGCGTCACCCTTTTCGCTACCTCGAGGGGCCATTCCGGAATACAGCGTCTCCGAAGTCTACTGTCTCGACGGCCCGTACGGTTCGGAAGATATTCTCACGCCAGAGGGCATGGAGACGATCACGAGCTCCAAATGGACCGTCAGTCACAACAGCAGCCGTAGCGGAGTTCGGCTGGAAGGTCCGCGATTGAAGTGGGCTCGCACGACGGGTGGAGGGGGCGGGTCCCATCCGTCCAACGTCTTTGATTACGGATATCCAAACGGCGGCGTCAACTGGACCGGAGAGTATCCCATCATATTCTCGCGCGACCGGCCGGACCTCGGTGGGTTTGCCTGTCCGGTGACCATCTGCTCGGCCGAAATGTGGAAGGTCGGCCAGCTGAAGCCGGGCGATGCCGTACGGCTGCAACTCGTGAACTTTGAGGACGCCATTGAGATCACTCGCGGAAACGAGGCCTATTTGAAGTCTGTTGCCGctctcgtcgacgggcaAGACATTGCGGTTTCCCCTCCCAGGAAGACGTTCGGGCCTCAGAACAACACGTCCTCCATTTTACAGACGACTCAGCCCCATGGCGACCATCCGCGCGTCACCTATAGACAGGGAGGCGATACTTCCATCATTGTCGAGTATGGCGAGCAGGTTGCCGATCTACGAAACACCATCTGCGTTCAGATTCTCAAGGAAAAGGTGGCGGCCCGGGGTCTTGTCGGTGTACGCTGCGAGCCAAACCTCGCCACGCTCACCGTGCACTACGATCCGGTCCAGATACATCAGTCGGAAATGTTCCGGAGCTTGAGGCAGCTCGACGAGAGCATTGAAGAGATTGTAGGAACCAGGATGGCAGTCCGCGAACTCAGCCTCCCGCTGTGCGTGGACCACCCCACAGTCCAAGAGGCTACAAAGCGATACATGGAGAGCATccggccgacggccgcctACCTCCCGGACAACGTCGACTATCTGCGGAGGAACAACGCGCTGAGGTCCCGCCGCGAAGTCTTCGATTCCCTGGTCAACACTCCCTGGCTTACCGTCGCCgttggcttcttcgtcggcacCCCCATCCTGTTCCCGCTCGACCCCAGGTACGTCTTTACGGGCCAGAAGTACAACCCCAACCGCGCATACACACCGAGCGGctccgtcggcctcggcgggtCGCTGTTGGCCATCTATCCTGTGGCTGCCCCGGGAGGCTACCAGCTCATGGGCCGCACTCTGGGCACGTGGGACATGATGGGTACTCGGCCGGGATTCTCCCCATCGCGGCCGTGGCTGTTTGATCACTTTGACATTGTGAGATTCCGCGAGGTCTCCAAGGAGGAGTTCGACCAGGCAGAACGCGACTTCGAGGGAGGAAGGTACGAGTTTGAGATTTCGGAAGGCGTCCTCGCGATGGACGAGTACATTGCCAAGTTCGACGCGGCAGCGCGAGACCCCGCTCACCAGGAGTGGCGCGAGCGTcaggctgcggcggcgagggagatgGGAGAACTTGAGCAGCGGCTCTTTGGGGAATGGagcgaggccaaggcggcggagatggcGGGCCAGAGCGAGGtcggggccgaggcggcATCGGCCGATACGATCACGATCGAGTCGCCCATGAACGCCAACGTGTGGAAGACGCTGGTCAAGGTCGGGGACGTGCTGGAGGACAAGCAAACGGTGGCGATTCTGGaggcga
- a CDS encoding Putative glycoside hydrolase/deacetylase, beta/alpha-barrel produces the protein MASGLARKYEINADMGEGFGRWKMGPDEQLMPYLDAANIACGFHAGDPTIMLKTVRLCKQHGVRAGAHPGLQDMFGFGRRKIEIDPKDMYAMVLYQVGALKAILDSEGVALSHIKPHGELFFYMQRDEAIMRAVLEACATFGNDVPVYASQNPAQEAMCKELGIPFQGEVYVDIDYSPEGKLIPVAQSKVATPELCYERALSASLEDSGKDNNGDVFSFGFQGKPFSICVHSDHPTVLQNVTGVRRAVDEANRQKFPAK, from the coding sequence ATGGCTTCAGGGCTCGCACGCAAATACGAGATCAACGCCGACATGGGCGAGGGCTTCGGCCGATGGAAGATGGGCCCGGACGAGCAGCTGATGCCttacctcgacgccgccaacatcgccTGCGGGTTCCACGCCGGCGACCCAACCATCATGCTCAAAACCGTCCGCCTGTGTAAGCAGCACGGCGTCAGGGCCGGCGCCCACCCCGGACTCCAGGACATgttcggcttcggccgcaGGAAGATCGAGATCGACCCCAAGGACATGTACGCCATGGTGCTGTACCAGGTAGGCGCCCTCAAGGCTATACTGGACTCGGAGGGCGTCGCGTTGTCCCATATCAAACCGCACGGCGAGCTCTTCTTCTACATGCAGAGAgacgaggccatcatgaGAGCCGTCCTGGAAGCGTGCGCCACCTTTGGGAACGACGTCCCCGTCTACGCGTCGCAGAACCCCGCCCAGGAAGCCATGTGCAAAGAGCTGGGCATTCCCTTCCAGGGGGAGGTCTACGTCGACATCGACTACTCCCCCGAGGGCAAGCTCATACCGGTCGCACAGTCCAAGGTGGCCACTCCAGAGCTGTGCTACGAGAGAGCCCTATCTGCGTCGCTTGAGGATTCGGGCAAGGACAACAACGGCGACGTCTTCAGCTTCGGGTTCCAGGGCAAGCCATTCAGCATCTGCGTTCACTCGGACCATCCGACGGTTCTTCAGAATGTGACGGGGGTGCGTAGGGCGGTTGATGAGGCGAACAGGCAGAAGTTTCCTGCCAAATAG
- a CDS encoding Putative protein kinase domain, prion-inhibition and propagation, HeLo, which produces MDPISAAGLAIGVASIGLQVYTGCVQGIQLLITAKNFPDDCKFLNLRLRMEQQRLFAWSETSGLLDLDGNQHEKILSTNTFVLHRTTILDLLVQVQCLFKEFEDHQRRNERLKPTSDEDTVLDHPEKDAAAASFPLPERRKDFIKRAMGKLKSQSQETFLRLSWVSFDKVAFEVLLSRFAALNDNMTDILDARLQVEIRDTVQDTNRGVLQLHHRVADLGRLVMALSLKLENTAPANISSMSKAQREKNADGLDLLAKLAKFKAFNESMEPEKQRPWDEATAMSLGLGKPARRDMLVLDRKTITLLQEESEDFDQPRCEAMLRNADGSERRVWVEWKEYDRQKAGDESPPRRIIMDRVGKLAALLNHSPKPEAFRTLHCLGFFDMLGPDSDAPEDDSLDRKLGLVFERPSGNEVHPSLPPPSLRELFQIERKPRITERIKLAHAISSCLLYLHAVNWLHKGLRSHNVVFFRDKSGHVNYAEPYLTGFDYSRPARSDEATDIPQDDAEYNLYRHPQIQLMNPAERERFKKSFDLYSLGVLFVEIAHWRPVDEVLGYDISRRPSLALRVRDALLDQDRIAELGANMGEMFEEAARKCIEGGESLGLADHDVETDDNVAARLSMRFYEDVVKKLDDVRV; this is translated from the exons ATGGATCCAatctcggccgccggcttGGCGATCGGCGTTGCGTCCATCGGACTGCAAGTCTACACCGGTTGTGTGCAAG GTATCCAGCTGTTAATCACGGCCAAGAACTTCCCCGATGACTGCAAGTTTCTCAACCTGAGATTGCGGATGGAACAACAGAGACTATTTGCCTGGAGCGAGACGTCCGGCCTGCTCGACCTGGACGGGAACCAGCACGAGAAGATTCTCAGCACAAACACCTTCGTCCTCCACCGCACCACGATCCTGGACCTTTTGGTCCAGGTCCAGTGCTTGTTCAAGGAGTTTGAGGACCATCAGCGCCGCAATGAGCGCTTGAAACCGACCTCTGACGAGGACACAGTCCTCGACCACCCCGAGAaagatgctgccgccgccagttTCCCGTTGCCCGAGAGGCGAAAAGACTTCATCAAGCGGGCCATGGGCAAGCTGAAAAGCCAGTCCCAAGAGACTTTTCTCAGGCTGAGCTGGGTCTCATTCGACAAAGTTGCATTCGAGGTCCTCCTGTCCAGGTTTGCTGCTCTGAACGACAACATGACTGATATCCTGGACGCCCGCCTGCAAGTGGAGATCCGCGACACCGTGCAAGATACCAACCGAGGGGTCTTGCAGCTGCATCATCGCGTTGCAGATCTGGGGCGCCTTGTGATGGCTCTAAGCCTGAAGCTGGAAAACACTGCACCGGCAAACATCTCGTCCATGTCCAAGGCTCAGCGGGAAAAGAACGCAGACGGTCTGGATCTGCTTGCCAAACTCGCCAAGTTCAAAGCTTTCAACGAGTCGATGGAGCCCGAGAAACAGCGACCGTGGGATGAGGCAACGGCCATGTCTCTAGGGCTGGGGAAGCCAGCACGGCGGGACATGCTTGTCTTGGACAGAAAAACTATCACATTACTTCAAGAAGAATCCGAAGACTTTGACCAACCGAGATGCGAAGCCATGCTCCGCAACGCCGACGGATCCGAAAGGAGAGTGTGGGTGGAATGGAAGGAATACGATCGCCAGAAAGCCGGAGATGagtcgccgccaagaaggatCATCATGGACAGGGTAGGCAAGCTTGCCGCTCTCCTGAACCACAGCCCGAAGCCCGAAGCTTTCCGGACACTGCATTGTcttggcttcttcgacatgcTGGGACCCGACAGCGACGCGCCGGAAGACGACAGCTTGGATCGGAAGCTCGGGCTTGTGTTCGAACGACCCAGCGGCAACGAGGTGCATCCGTCCTTGCCTCCGCCATCCCTCCGCGAGCTCTTCCAGATCGAGCGGAAACCTCGGATCACGGAGAGAATCAAGCTGGCACACGCCATCAGTAGCTGCCTTCTGTATCTTCACGCCGTCAACTGGCTCCACAAGGGGCTGCGCAGCCACAACGTTGTCTTCTTCCGGGACAAGAGCGGCCACGTCAACTACGCGGAGCCCTACTTGACTGGCTTCGACTACTCCCGTCCCGCGCGCAGTGATGAAGCAACAGACATCCCCCAGGACGATGCCGAGTACAACTTGTACCGCCATCCTCAGATACAGCTGATGAACCCCGCCGAGAGGGAGCGGTTCAAGAAGAGCTTCGATCTGTACAGTCTCGGCGTGCTGTTCGTCGAGATCGCCCACTGGCGTCCGGTAGACGAGGTTCTCGGTTACGACATCAGCCGGCGGCCCAGCCTCGCCCTAAGAGTCAGAGACGCTCTACTTGACCAAGaccgcatcgccgagctgggcgcCAACATGGGGGAGATGTTCGAGGAGGCAGCCCGGAAGTGCATTGAAGGCGGGGAGAGCCTGGGGCTAGCGGACCATGATGTCGAGACCGACGACAACGTAGCCGCACGTCTTTCGATGCGGTTTTACGAGGACGTGGTGAAGAAGTTGGACGATGTGCGCGTTTAG
- a CDS encoding Putative cytochrome P450 has translation MTSSSTSTLLGAVALATVLFVLSRIRSGSPSRKPLKLPIIGDLHSSPREKPLLHWDEWARTNGPVAASKLFGIIPMVVLNTSEAATELFAKRGARYSNRPSSVSMEMITGSGPGKSRFTLMHDYDADLKLHHRMLSPSLGAVAAPRYQPLMELESKQLLVDLLSATAAAAASRGGKDDGDAVMESTEIHRLFERTQASVVLGLHYGIRVPSVSDPVFSRIVDVHDKVTHVAANPSLVDFVPPLRHLPAFLSPWRRAADRLFRSQSELYLFLLYQGMNASGWNATRQARAVAAKHAGDAEGAGVPEMDLAFTLATSVQGGMETAPRQMMWLLVAAHANRDFLTRAHAVLDKFVGRKRLPRFADRSRLSYVDAIASEVMRWRPVAPGSIPRRADGEDEILGTRIVEGATLFANSWAIGRDREVFGEEVGDLGDFVPERWLDVDGAMRTELPLAVFGHGRRSCLGKRVATDNIFMVFASLLWAFEIVPVEEVDTMAMDVAGFMTAPSGFRFGIRPRGPWVEEVIRSSWKGAETDLGRVMGEWSDIDTR, from the coding sequence ATGACCAGTTCCTCCACTTCGACCCTGCTGGGGGCCGTCGCGCTGGCGACGGTTCTCTTCGTCCTCTCGCGAATCAGAAGTGGCAGCCCGTCTCGCAAACCGCTCAAGCTCCCAATCATCGGCGACCTCCACAGCTCGCCGCGGGAGAAGCCCCTCCTGCACTGGGACGAATGGGCCAGGACCAACGGGCCGGTGGCCGCGTCGAAGCTCTTCGGCATCATCCCGATGGTGGTCCTCAACACCtccgaggcggcgacggagctCTTCGCGAAACGCGGCGCGCGCTACAGCAACCGGCCGAGCTCGGTGAGCATGGAGATGATCACCGGGTCCGGGCCGGGCAAGTCCCGGTTCACCCTGATGCACGACTACGACGCCGACCTGAAGCTGCACCACCGCATGCTATCGCCCAGTCTCggggccgtcgccgcgccgcgGTACCAGCCCCTCATGGAGCTCGAGTCGAAGCAGCTCCTGGTCGATCTGCTGAGCGccaccgcagcagcagcagcatcgcGGGGGGGcaaagacgacggcgacgcggtCATGGAGAGCACCGAGATCCACCGTCTCTTCGAGCGCACGCAGGCCAGCGTCGTCCTGGGGCTGCACTACGGCATCCGCGTGCCGTCCGTCAGCGACCCCGTCTTCAgccgcatcgtcgacgtgcACGACAAGGTCAcccacgtcgccgccaacccgagcctcgtcgacttcgtccCGCCCCTGCGCCACCTGCCGGCGTTCCTGTCGCCCtggcgccgcgccgccgacaggCTGTTTCGGTCGCAGAGCGAGCTCTACCTCTTCCTGCTGTACCAGGGCATGAACGCATCCGGCTGGAACGCCACGAGGCAGgcgcgcgccgtcgccgccaagcacGCCGGGGACGCGGAAGGGGCCGGCGTGCCGGAGATGGACCTCGCCTTCACGCTCGCGACCAGCGTCCAGGGCGGCATGGAGACCGCGCCCAGGCAGATGATGTGGCTCCTGGTCGCCGCGCACGCGAACCGGGACTTTCTGACGCGCGCGCACGCCGTCCTGGACAAGTTCGTCGGCAGGAAGAGGCTGCCGCGGTTCGCGGACCGGTCGAGGCTGTCGTATGTCGATGCCATCGCGTCCGAGGTCATGCGGTGGCGGCCGGTGGCGCCCGGGAGCATCccgcggcgggcggacgGGGAGGACGAGATCCTCGGCACGCGCATCGTCGAGGGGGCGACGCTGTTCGCCAACTCGTGGGCCATCGGGCGGGACAGAGAGGTCTTTGGGGAGGAGGTGGGCGACCTCGGGGACTTCGTGCCGGAGAGGTGGCTGGACGTGGACGGCGCCATGCGCACCGAGCTCCCGCTGGCGGTTTTCGGCCACGGCAGGAGGAGCTGCCTGGGCAAGCGGGTGGCGACGGACAATATCTTCATGGTGTTTGCCAGCCTGCTGTGGGCGTTTGAGATCGTGccggtggaggaggtcgacaCGATGGCCATGGACGTGGCGGGTTTCatgacggcgccctcggggTTCAGGTTCGGCATCAGGCCGCGCGGGCCGTGGGTCGAGGAGGTGATCCGGAGCAGCTGGAAAGGGGCCGAGACGGACTTGGGCAGGGTCATGGGGGAGTGGTCAGACATTGATACCCGGTAG
- a CDS encoding Putative NTF2-like domain superfamily protein, which yields MAAQGLDAILQAFLDAVNNKKWDEVNKYLRPSVAAAYNENPETRDDFVKRLTATADRGDRLNADSWTIDEAAQTVGARLVTSIKDAAEGTPAQVWDLVIVSFEDGKIARFYQVASKMSRDSRAGPPAPEVTPKPSGTLLSAGEIDARYREYIFSYNEGAMHTVLPRLWSNAVLFNGKQLPVDMAVVLLGKILLPVIAGLKYQIEEVAVDERRQQIAVRLSLEGVPENDFLQKGGPGEKVKVYEHALYGYEDGKISWGWAAQAFDTLPPPAPGAGGP from the coding sequence ATGGCAGCACAAGGCCTCGACGCAATCCTGCAGGCCTTCCTGGACGCAGTAAACAACAAGAAGTGGGATGAGGTGAACAAATACCTCCGGCCGtccgtggcggcggcctaCAACGAAAACCCGGAGACCAGAGACGACTTCGTCAAGCGGCTCACCGCAACCGCCGACAGGGGCGACCGGCTCAACGCAGACTCGTGGACCATCGACGAAGCGGCCCAGACTGTGGGCGCTCGCCTAGTCACCAGTATTAAGGACGCCGCGGAGGGAACGCCCGCTCAGGTCTGGGACCTGGTCATCGTCTCCttcgaggacggcaagatcgccCGGTTCTACCAGGTCGCCTCCAAGATGAGCCGGGACTCCCGCGCcgggccgccggcgcccgagGTCACCCCCAAGCCGTCCGGAACCCTGCTGTCGGCGGGCGAGATCGACGCTCGGTACCGCGAGTACATCTTTAGCTACAACGAGGGCGCCATGCACACGGTCCTGCCACGGCTCTGGTCCAACGCGGTCTTGTTTAACGGCAAGCAGTTGCCGGTGGATATGGCGgtggtcctcctcggcaagaTCCTTCTgcccgtcatcgccggcctcaagTACCAGATCGAGGaggttgccgtcgacgagaggAGGCAGCAGATCGCCGTCCGGCTCTCCCTCGAGGGTGTGCCGGAGAACGACTTTCTCCAGAAGGGCGGTCCGGGGGAGAAGGTCAAGGTGTACGAGCACGCACTTTACGGGtacgaggacggcaagatcagTTGGGGGTGGGCTGCGCAGGCGTTTGACACACTGCCTCCGCCTGCTCCAGGGGCTGGCGGTCCTTGA